The following proteins are encoded in a genomic region of Montipora foliosa isolate CH-2021 chromosome 8, ASM3666993v2, whole genome shotgun sequence:
- the LOC137968264 gene encoding uncharacterized protein, translating into MIWKRAQEACPSIPRPEDENGWYLNDEGILKPKLMTQEIANKYTKKQPELSKALKDNICCEPLPCSVYCLPKDHKKGELKGRPIHAATDTPATPLSTFLVRSLNNILAHVPAHLKNTQEFIDFISSLDDIKGFCSLDVCNLYGSIPLEDLEDGTPGIFTVMRDFFSTRKSATVLEHLSDDDFVSLLRLCITSDVVLIEGNSYSQKSGLAMGNNLAPTLTIIYMNNLDLEIQSSFNNSVHLKRYIDDMFIAWTNDNLTPDEMELVTRVAILFVFSKDGVNCIAIGVVRCVI; encoded by the exons ATGATTTGGAAAAGGGCCCAAGAGGCTTGCCCATCCATTCCACGCCCTGAAGATGAAAACGGCTGGTACCTCAATGACGAGGGAATCCTCAAACCAAAGCTGATGACCCAGGAG atcgcaaacaagtaTACTAAAAAACAACCGGAACTATCCAAGGCGCTCAAAGACAACATCTGCTGTGAACCACTTCCATGCTCTGTGTATTGCTTGCCTAAAGATCACAAAAAGGGTGAGCTGAAAGGCCGCCCAATTCACGCGGCTACAGACACACCAGCCACTCCACTATCAACATTCTTGGTCAGGTCATTAAACAACATCCTTGCACATGTACCAGCACATCTAAAGAATACACAGGAATTCATTGATTTTATCTCAAGCTTGGATGACATCAAAGGGTTCTGCAGTCTAGATGTTTGTAATTTATATGGTTCCATCCCCCTTGAAGACCTTGAGGATGGTACCCCTGGTATATTCACTGTAATGAGAGATTTCTTCTCTACGCGCAAATCAGCCACCGTCCTAGAACATCTCAGTGACGATGATTTTGTGTCCTTACTACGCCTTTGCATCACCAGTGACGTGGTCCTGATCGAAGGGAACAGCTACTCACAGAAGTCTGGTTTGGCCATGGGCAATAATCTTGCACCCACACTGACTATCATTTACATGAACAACCTGGACCTTGAAATTCAATCTTCATTCAACAATTCTGTGCATCttaaacgatacattgacgacatgtttATAGCCTGGACTAATGATAACTTAACACCTGACGAAATG GAGCTTGTCACTCGAGTCGCCATCTTGTTCGTCTTCTCCAAGGATGGCGTGAACTGCATCGCAATCGGAGTCGTCCGATGCGTCATCTGA